Proteins encoded by one window of Sphaerodactylus townsendi isolate TG3544 linkage group LG04, MPM_Stown_v2.3, whole genome shotgun sequence:
- the PAAF1 gene encoding proteasomal ATPase-associated factor 1 — MATEAVVRIQSDWDQVLRKNEGEAWLSCRSPGKSTLYGTLTCQGVGSDGIPEITASEGFIVKEITKKSLLVSCPRENASTRFRAPYTAFCRIHQKSVTCLDISSGGGLGVSTSSDGTMKIWQAANGEIRRRLEGHVYDVNCCKFFPSGIVVLSGGMDAQLKIWSAENGSCVATFQGHKAGILDLAIVDRGRNVVSSSRDGTARLWDCGRSACLGIVADCGSPINGIALGDSDNTVNLGSLETMPSEREVGTEGKLLLLAREDKKFQGIGLQTRQPVFLFIGSDAFNCCTFLSSVYLLAGAQDGNIYQLDIRNTKAPVRVIQRSGAPVLSLLPYKDGFIASQGDGTCFIIQQDLDHIIEFTGADCDPVYKVATWEKQIYTCCRDGLVRRYHLSDL; from the exons ATGGCGACGGAAGCGGTGGTGCGAATCCAGAGCGACTGGGACCAGGTGttgag GAAGAACGAGGGGGAAGCCTGGCTGAGCTGCAGGAGCCCAG GAAAATCTACTTTGTACGGGACTCTGACTTGTCAGGGGGTTGGCTCAGATGGAATTCCTGAAATCACGGCCTCTGAAGGGTTTATTGTAAAAGAAATAACAAAG AAAagtctgcttgtctcttgccctCGTGAAAATGCCTCCACCAGATTTCGGGCCCCCTACACAGCCTTTTGTCGAATCCACCAGAAAAGC GTCACCTGTCTTGACATTTCCAGCGGTGGTGGGCTTGGAGTATCAACCAGCTCTGACGGGACTATGAAAATCTGGCAGGCTGCTAATGGAGAAATCCGA AGACGATTGGAAGGCCACGTGTACGACGTGAACTGCTGCAAGTTTTTCCCTTCCGGCATTGTGGTCCTAAGCGGCGGAATGGATGCCCAGCTGAAAATCTGGTCAGCGGAAAACGGCAGCTGCGTTGCAACCTTTCAAGGTCACAAAGCAG GAATCCTGGACTTGGCCATTGTGGATCGAGGAAGGAACGTGGTCTCCAGCAGCCGGGACGGCACTGCCCGCCTCTGGGATTGTGGGAGATCCGCTTGCCTGGGGATCGTGGCAGACTGCGGCTCCCCCATCAACGGGATTGCCTTGGGGGACTCAGACAACACCGTAAATCTGGGATCTCTGGAAACAATGCCTA GTGAACGGGAAGTGGGAACGGaggggaagctgctgctgctggcgcgGGAAGACAAGAAGTTTCAGGGGATCGGGCTGCAAACTCGGCAGCCG gtcTTCCTCTTCATTGGCTCCGATGCATTCAATTGCTGTACATTCCTCTCTAGCGTCTACCTCCTGGCAGGGGCTCAGGACGGGAACATATATCAGCTGGACATCAGAAATACCAA GGCTCCTGTTCGGGTCATTCAAAGATCTGGGGCCCCAGTGCTTTCCCTGCTGCCGTACAAAGATGGATTTATTGCCAGCCAAG GTGACGGAACCTGTTTCATTATACAGCAAGATCTCGACCACATCATAGAGTTCACTGGTGCAGACTGTGACCCTGTTTACAAG GTGGCTACCTGGGAGAAGCAGATCTACACCTGTTGCCGGGATGGTTTGGTGAGGAGGTACCATCTTTCGGACCTCTAA
- the LOC125431926 gene encoding cytochrome c oxidase assembly factor 4 homolog, mitochondrial: MSSARPSGHNWSRNPSPEEEEDPLDQMISRTGCAAFHYAVQECMAEHQDWRKCQPQVQSFKDCMYEWGHQMKRAEVEAAQGFFRPRS; the protein is encoded by the coding sequence ATGTCCAGTGCCCGCCCCTCCGGTCACAACTGGAGCCGGAACCCCAgtccagaggaggaagaggacccCCTCGACCAAATGATCTCCCGCACCGGCTGCGCGGCTTTCCACTACGCCGTGCAGGAGTGCATGGCCGAGCACCAGGACTGGCGCAAATGCCAGCCGCAGGTGCAGAGCTTCAAGGACTGCATGTATGAGTGGGGCCATCAGATGAAGCGGGCGGAAGTGGAGGCTGCGCAAGGTTTTTTCAGGCCTCGAAGCTGA